From the genome of Mixophyes fleayi isolate aMixFle1 chromosome 2, aMixFle1.hap1, whole genome shotgun sequence, one region includes:
- the LOC142139828 gene encoding olfactory receptor 5AR1-like produces the protein MIHGNQSTVREFIIMGITTDPKLQQVLFILFLLIYFITVVANTTIMLIILMINDLHSPMYFFLSNLSFSDLCYSTVVAPKMLYDFFSEKKTISFIGCALQLYFFAVFASTEGYMLSAMAYDRYVAICHPLLYVLIMNRRRCVVIVIFVYFGGICTSGIHTSCTFILKFCGPNVINHFYCDIPPLMELSCSDTYISKTIIFGVVLSLGLFSVIVTLASYVYIFFTILSIHSSEGRHKAFSTCSSHLSCVALFYGTVFFMYLRPASNYSITQNKVVSVFYTMVIPMLNPIIYCLRNREVTEAFHVKLIQIDLPALNHNLLSLCLTLSPTFNPCAHSNT, from the exons ATGATTCACGGTAACCAGTCTACTGTAAGAGAGTTTATAATCATGGGCATCACCACTGATCCAAAGTTACAACAGGTCCTGTTCATATTATTTTTactcatatattttattactgttgttgccaATACGACAATCATGCTAATAATCCTGATGATTAATGACCTTCACAGTCCAATGTATTTCTTTCTCAGCAACTTGTCCTTCTCAGATCTTTGCTATTCCACTGTTGTTGCTCCAAAAatgttatatgattttttttctgagAAAAAGACAATCTCGTTTATTGGTTGTGCGCTTCAGCTGTATTTCTTTGCTGTGTTTGCGAGCACTGAAGGCTATATGTTGTCTGCTATGGCATATGATCGCTATGTTGCAATATGTCACCCACTTCTGTATGTACTTATAATGAATAGGAGAAGATGTGTGGTTatagttatttttgtttattttggtgGCATTTGCACATCAGGGATTCACACATCTTGCACTTTCATTTTGAAATTTTGTGGACCTAATGTCATCAACCACTTCTATTGTGACATTCCTCCTCTTATGGAACTTTCGTGTTCTGATACATATATAAGCAAAACAATTATATTTGGTGTAGTCTTATCCCTTGGTCTTTTTTCAGTAATAGTTACTTTGGCCTCATATGTCTATATTTTTTTCACCATATTGTCAATCCACTCATCAGAAGGAAGACACAAAGCATTTTCTACATGTTCCTCCCATCTGTCATGTGTTGCCTTATTTTATGGAACTGTTTTCTTCATGTATCTCCGTCCGGCCTCCAACTATTCAATCACACAAAATAAAGTGGTGTCTGTGTTCTACACAATGGTCATCCCAATGTTGAACCCAATCATCTATTGCTTACgaaacagagaagtaacagaagct TTCCATGTCAAGCTTATCCAAATTGACCTACCTGCTCtcaaccacaacctcctttccctTTGTCTCACCTTGTCTCCCACATTCAATCCATGTGCACACAGCAACACCTAA